TTCATGTTTTGCATGGTTGGTATGGAATGGTTGTAATAATAAGGAAGTTAAAAAATAATCACCATCTTGCTGGTGTTTTAATGATTGTACTTCTTTTAATGTGTTTTCCAATTCTTTAGTACGTTCTTGGACTTTTTCTTCAAGTTGTTCAGCATACTGCTGTAATTTTTTACGTGCTGCTTGGATGGAACGAACCATACGGTTAAAGGATCTGGCCATAAACCCAATGTCATCTTCCACATGGACATTGAGTCGGTATTCTAAATTTCCAGAATTCACTTCTGTTAAACCTTCAATGATTTGTTCGATTGGTCGAATGAGAGCAATGAGGAAAAATAATCGATAACCAAAAATCACAAGGATAGCAAGTGCTAAAAGACCAATGATCCAAGGTAAAGTAACTTCATGTTGGAAATTTCTGTAATCACTGTAAGGGTAACCAATCTCATGGATGATTTCATTTTTTTTATCAACAATGAGGTAACTTACAAAAAAAGAATAATTGGGTTTGTCTGAATCAAACTTAACTTGGCCACGATAATTTCTCTCACCATGGCTCGGCATAGGTGAAAACATTTGGTCTAGGATTTGGAATTTGTCTCCTTCTGAAATAGAAGATGACAATACTGCCCTCGCTTCTGCATAAAAACCAGAAAGGGCACCTGAGTCGTTTTTCACATGACTTAGGGCTTTTTCCGTAAATTGTGCTACAGGAATTTCTCTGAGTTTATTCCGAGTGTATAATATTTTCCGTTTTTCTGATTCAATTTCAGCAATCAATATTTTGGGACTTTCGATCTTTGGATCTGTTAACAAACGTGAAATTTCAGCAGAATAACCTTTGCTAGTATCTGGCAAAGTACTTAGGAGAGATTTGGTATTTTCTTTCCAATTTTTTTTCCCTTCATAGGAAAGGATCATCTCAAGGGCCCAAACATTCCAAAACTCTGCCTCATATTTTTTTGGTTCTAAATCAATTTTCTCTAGAGCTTTATGGGTTTGAAAGGATTGGGCGTTTTTATCATAAGAAAAGTGAAAACTAGGAACTTGGTCCGTTTCTAAACCAGCAATATAATTTTTTGCTCTCGCTGTATGGACTAAATCATAATTTGATTCTGTTTGTTGGATCACAGAATATGCAACGAGTTGTAAAATGAGTAAAAAGGAAGCAAGTGAAATCCCAATGATCCTTGAGATAATCGTTGTTTTATCTTTTGTATTGTTGATATAAACAACGTTTGCCACAAACAAACCTACAACCAAAACTAAATCAGTTATGGTTTGGTACAACCCTCGCCCTATGGCACCATCTCTTGACAATACATTCAAAAAACCAGGGATCATTGTGATGAGAACAAAGGAGATTAGAATACTTATCGTAGTAAACTTTGACTCTTTAGGCATTTTGAATAATTGCAAAATCGCAAGGATCGTAAATGCGAGAAAGAATACTAAAACAATAACAGCATAGGCTTTATAAAAAATGGGAACTGGAAAATCCCAATAATGCCCACTGAAAAAAAACAATCTACCTGCGGACAAACTAATATAGACAAAAAAAGCAGTAACGACTACAACAACAGCACTTAGAATCCGAAAGATTATTTTTTTGAGTCTAGGGAAATAGATCTCTGGATAACTTAAGAAAAAACCAGTAAGATAAACCGACCCTGCCATCGCTCCTATGATCACAAACCATCTCATATAAGCTGAGGCAGGTCCCATAAAGGAAAAATTGATCAAATACCCAAAATGGAAAATTCCCAACCATAAAGTTCCCATCCCTAAGTTGAAGGTGGCTTCCGATTTTTCTTTAACAGTTAAGAATAATTGTGCATTGTAAAAAGTGAAAATCACTCCGACTAAAGAGCCAAATGTATAAAAATCAAACGCTATCTTTCCCCAAGAATCCATGGATGAAAACCCTAACAGAATTCTTAATCATGTCAACTTTGTATTTCGTTTCTTGAACATTTGGTAGAGCAGATAAGCAAAAATTAGAAAAACAAGAATACCAATGGTCCGGTTGTAGTATGATAGTATAACAATGATTTGGTTCCAATTATTTCCAAGAAAGGAACCACCGAAAAGAAGGATCCCACACCATAATGATATCGCAATGGAATAGAGGATCACAAATTTAATGATGTTCATTTTAGACATTCCTGCGACAATCGAAACAAAAAAACGAATCCCTGCAGAAAATCGAGACACCAAAACCACTACAATTTCGTAGCGTCGAAACCAAACTAAGGTCTTTCTTAAGTTTTCTTCATGGTAGAAGGAAGAAAGTAAAGGAATTTTGGTTTGTTTTAAGAAAATCAAAAATCTTTCTCCAAAATAATACATCACCAATGCACCGAGTAAATTCCCCACAAAAGTAGCAAGGACTACGGAAAGAAAAGAAAGTGGTGAGTTCGGAGAAGAAGAGATGAATCCAGAAAAAACTGTGATTGTATCTCCTGGCCAGGGTGGGAAAACATTCTCTAAAAAATTGGAAAAACAGAAAAAACCCCAAAGGAGAATCGGTGGTAAACCAAGAATTTCCTGCATTATGGCTTCAAAAGGAAAAGAATCCAACACAGAGAGAAGGTTAAACCTTTCTTAGGATAGGCAACAAAGATTTTAAAAAATGAATGGAAGGAATCAATACTAGGACTTTTGCTTTCCCTAATGATTCGATTTTTATGTTTATCCTTACTCGTTCTATGGCAATGTAGCCCAAACAGACAGACGGAAACCTACCGATTTGACCAAATCATCGTCACAAAATTTCCAGGGAATCCTCCCCCTGCTTTCCCTCAGTCATTTTTCCCTGAAAAATCCACATTCATCCAATCAAGTGAATTCAAAACTAGCCACATCCATACGAAAGAAGCATTTTTATTATTAGAAACTCCAGAATCTTGGGAAGAAGTCCAAAAACGGATTGATTTTCGGGTCAACCAAGGTGATTGGAAACTCATTGAAAAAAATTCAAACGAAAAGGAAGTATCTTATCTTTTAGAGGGATTTATCAAAAAATCACTTTCGATTTATCTCACAAAACATGAAAATACGAACCAAATTCGATTTTACTTTAAAAAACATTCTTCGTATTAAATATGAATTGGATCAAAAACAAAAACGAAACGATCGTATACATTCTGTTAGCAGGTATATTCCTTGCTACATGTTTTACTTTATTTTTTGTATTTAAACCGTTTTTATGGTCTAGTTTTTTAGCCTTATTATTTTATTTAACCACTAGAAAATTGCATAAAAGATTAAAGAATGTATTGGGAGTCAAATTCCATGGCCTTTCCCCTTACATCATGGTCATCTTAATGCTTGCTTGTGTGTTTATCCCTTCTTATTTAATTGTATCTACATTAATTAGAGAATCCTTAAACCTAGTAAGTTATGTACGAAACCAACTTACAGAAGAATCGATTGTATCTCTTTTACTAAACAGTCCAATGCTTACAGATTTTTTTACTGAAAATGAATTTTTCTGGATCAAACTCCCAATCATGTACCGGGAGTATGTTGGCCAACACATGGACATCCTCAATTTAGATTCTATTTATAGTTTATTAAAAAATTCTTCTGGTTTTTTACTTGGATCCTTTGAAGTACCTGGAGCCATCATCTTCAATGGATTTTTTACATTCATCCTTCTATTTTTCCTCTACAAAGAAGGAAGCAGAATGGAACATGCAATATTTTTACTATTACCTTTTCCAACGGAAATCGAAGAACGATTGGGACGTAGGATCGAAGAAGCTATACGGACAGTGATGATGGGGAATCTGTTCATTTCCCTACTCCAAGGAGCTTTGATTTATTTTTTATTATTATTCACATCTGTATCTAATAAGTTTTTACTCTCAAGCATTGCGACAATCTTTTCTCTCATTCCCGTTGTTGGAACATCAGTTGTTTGGTTTCCAATTGGATTGTACATTGGTCTTGTCCAAGAAAATTGGACAGCCAGTGTTTTATTTATGATTGCTGGAGGGGCAAGTTACCTCATCCTCGAAAACTTCGTGAAACCAAAAATTTTAGACAAAAAACTAAAAACACATCCATTTTTAATTTTCCTTTCACTCATTGGCGGATTACAAGAGTTTGGTGTTGCAGGTATCATCATTGGGCCAATGGCTTTGACCCTTGTCATTATTTTATGGGATTTTTGGAAAATCTTCCGAGAAACTCGATTCCAAACTACATAAATGGAAACAGTGGATTCCTCGCTTTCTGTCAGTGAAGTCAATCGTCGTATCAAGGCGAAACTACAAGATTCACCTGAATTTAAAAATTTCTGGGTGAGAGGCGAAATTTCTAATTTTAGCCAAACGAATAGTTCAGGTCACATGTATTTTTCTTTAAAAGATACAACTAGTGTGATCAAATGTGCGTTTTTTTCGTTCCAATCCAAAAACTATAAAGGCACTCCTTTACGAAACGGAATGGAAATCCTCGTGTATGGTTCTGTCTCCGTTTATGAACCAGGGGGTTATTATAGCCTCACTGTCCAAAAAATAGAAGAACTCGGTGAAGGTGATATCCTTCTCAAAATTGAAAAATTAAAGAAATCTTTAGCGGAAAGAGGAATTTTTGATGCCTCCCATAAACGTCCGTTACCTAAATTCCCCAAACGACTTGGGATTGTAACTTCACCTAAAGGTGCTGCCGTTGAAGACATCATCCGCATAGCAACTGACCTCAATCCTTCCATCCAGATTTTAGTTTCCCCTTGTTTAGTGCAAGGTGACGGAGCGGAAAATTCTATCATAGAAGCGATCAAAGAAATCAATGACCCTAAATGGGAAGTAGATGTGATTATCGCGGGGCGTGGTGGTGGTTCGTTTGAGGATTTAATGGCATTTAACCAAGAATCGGTGGTTTTGGCTTATTACCAATCACGGATTCCCATCATTTCTGCTGTTGGTCATGAAATAGACCGAGTTCTCACCGACTTATCTGCGGATGCTACAACACCAACGCCAACAGCGGCGGCTAAATTAGCAATCCCTAACGTATCGGATACACTCATTCGATTGGATGAGATGGAAGATAGATTAAGATCTGCCCTCACAGGTGTGATTCGGATTGGAAAGGAAAAATGGTCGGGTGTCACCACACGAGTTGTGTTTCAAAATCCCAAATCAATTCTTGAACCAAGACAAAATCATTTTGATGAATTGATGCGAAAAATTTCCTTACTTGGAAAAAACTACCTGTTCAAAAAACAAAGTGAGTTTCAGAAATTTGATACCTTAACTTCAAATTGGAAATCGTATTTAGAAAGAATCCAAAATAAATTCAAACTCGCAGAACAACGATTAGACCATTTTTCACCACTCGGAACACTCAAACGTGGTTATTCTGTTTT
The sequence above is a segment of the Leptospira sp. WS39.C2 genome. Coding sequences within it:
- a CDS encoding SpoIIE family protein phosphatase gives rise to the protein MDSWGKIAFDFYTFGSLVGVIFTFYNAQLFLTVKEKSEATFNLGMGTLWLGIFHFGYLINFSFMGPASAYMRWFVIIGAMAGSVYLTGFFLSYPEIYFPRLKKIIFRILSAVVVVVTAFFVYISLSAGRLFFFSGHYWDFPVPIFYKAYAVIVLVFFLAFTILAILQLFKMPKESKFTTISILISFVLITMIPGFLNVLSRDGAIGRGLYQTITDLVLVVGLFVANVVYINNTKDKTTIISRIIGISLASFLLILQLVAYSVIQQTESNYDLVHTARAKNYIAGLETDQVPSFHFSYDKNAQSFQTHKALEKIDLEPKKYEAEFWNVWALEMILSYEGKKNWKENTKSLLSTLPDTSKGYSAEISRLLTDPKIESPKILIAEIESEKRKILYTRNKLREIPVAQFTEKALSHVKNDSGALSGFYAEARAVLSSSISEGDKFQILDQMFSPMPSHGERNYRGQVKFDSDKPNYSFFVSYLIVDKKNEIIHEIGYPYSDYRNFQHEVTLPWIIGLLALAILVIFGYRLFFLIALIRPIEQIIEGLTEVNSGNLEYRLNVHVEDDIGFMARSFNRMVRSIQAARKKLQQYAEQLEEKVQERTKELENTLKEVQSLKHQQDGDYFLTSLLLQPFHTNHAKHENVRVDFLLEQKKKFTFKQYEKEIGGDLNIANQIVLNNRSYTVFLNADAMGKSMQGAGGALVLGSVFESIITRTQLLSEARNTYPERWIKNTFLELHKIFEGFDGSMLVSLVLGVVDNETGLLYFINAEHPWIVLYRDGIASFIENELMFRKLGTSGVQGNLYIKTFQLEAGDILIAGSDGRDDLLISHTEDGKRVINEDERLFLKMVEAGKGDLDVIYDELAKFGALTDDLSLLRVSFIEEKEKYKIEKDRLREIQSLLAKAKEASDSSDLQEAVTYLEKAHSLEENIPEIKKKFIQLYLKLKDYGNAKKMAKDYSLLRPMDTEIMYITAFCARKVADIKTAIDFGERVRLRDPNHVKNLINLGQTYLADKNYGRAENILNSALELDRENPSLIRLIDHIQKKQLKQEEN
- a CDS encoding DedA family protein, with the translated sequence MQEILGLPPILLWGFFCFSNFLENVFPPWPGDTITVFSGFISSSPNSPLSFLSVVLATFVGNLLGALVMYYFGERFLIFLKQTKIPLLSSFYHEENLRKTLVWFRRYEIVVVLVSRFSAGIRFFVSIVAGMSKMNIIKFVILYSIAISLWCGILLFGGSFLGNNWNQIIVILSYYNRTIGILVFLIFAYLLYQMFKKRNTKLT
- a CDS encoding AI-2E family transporter; this translates as MNWIKNKNETIVYILLAGIFLATCFTLFFVFKPFLWSSFLALLFYLTTRKLHKRLKNVLGVKFHGLSPYIMVILMLACVFIPSYLIVSTLIRESLNLVSYVRNQLTEESIVSLLLNSPMLTDFFTENEFFWIKLPIMYREYVGQHMDILNLDSIYSLLKNSSGFLLGSFEVPGAIIFNGFFTFILLFFLYKEGSRMEHAIFLLLPFPTEIEERLGRRIEEAIRTVMMGNLFISLLQGALIYFLLLFTSVSNKFLLSSIATIFSLIPVVGTSVVWFPIGLYIGLVQENWTASVLFMIAGGASYLILENFVKPKILDKKLKTHPFLIFLSLIGGLQEFGVAGIIIGPMALTLVIILWDFWKIFRETRFQTT
- the xseA gene encoding exodeoxyribonuclease VII large subunit, with the translated sequence METVDSSLSVSEVNRRIKAKLQDSPEFKNFWVRGEISNFSQTNSSGHMYFSLKDTTSVIKCAFFSFQSKNYKGTPLRNGMEILVYGSVSVYEPGGYYSLTVQKIEELGEGDILLKIEKLKKSLAERGIFDASHKRPLPKFPKRLGIVTSPKGAAVEDIIRIATDLNPSIQILVSPCLVQGDGAENSIIEAIKEINDPKWEVDVIIAGRGGGSFEDLMAFNQESVVLAYYQSRIPIISAVGHEIDRVLTDLSADATTPTPTAAAKLAIPNVSDTLIRLDEMEDRLRSALTGVIRIGKEKWSGVTTRVVFQNPKSILEPRQNHFDELMRKISLLGKNYLFKKQSEFQKFDTLTSNWKSYLERIQNKFKLAEQRLDHFSPLGTLKRGYSVLRNANKQVISSIQQIKENESLEVFLFDGKLQVEVKEKH